Genomic DNA from Melopsittacus undulatus isolate bMelUnd1 chromosome 2, bMelUnd1.mat.Z, whole genome shotgun sequence:
AAGAGTGTCACAGTGGAGGCACAGAAACCTACCCTTTCCCCTGAGTCACGCAAACCTGCCCCTTCTCCCGACCAACCCAAATCTGAACCTGTTGTTTCCCCCAAGCTTCAGAAATCGTCAGTGTCTCCAGAGCCACAGAAGTCAGCTCAGGCAGCTTCCTCAGAGCCGGAGAAGTCAGCCCAGGCTGTGTCCCCAGACCCAGAAAAGTCAGCCGAGGCCACATCTCCAGATCCAGAGAAGTCAGCCTCAGCTGTATCCCCAAACTCAGACAAACCATCTCCTGCAGTGTCTCCTGACCCACAGAAGCCATCTCCTGCAGTGTCCCCCGATCCACAGAAGCTGTCTCCTGCAGTGTCCCCTGACCCACAGAAGCCTGCCCCAGCTGTGTCTCCAGAGCCTCGTCGTCATTCCCCAGCTGTGTCTCCGGAGCCTCGTCGTCATTCCCCAGCAATATCTCCAGAGCCCCGTCGGCATTCCCCCGCTGTATCACCAGAGCCCCGTCGCCATTCTCCCGCTGTGTCTCCAGAGCCCCGCAGATACTCCCCAGCTGTGTCACCAGAGCCAAAGAAACCTACTCCAGCAGTATCCCCTGAACCACGACGGTATGCCCCAGCTGGGTCTCCTGAGCCCAGGAGACATCCTTCTCAAATGCGTAGgcctgcttctgctgcttctcccgAAACCAGGAGGCCTGCTCCTGCAGTTTCACCAGAGTCGTGGAGACCTGGTCCAACTGTTTCCCCTGAGCCCTGGAGGTCAGCCCCTCACGACCTGCAGAAGTCTTCCACGGTTTCTCCCTGGGCTCCAAAGCCTGCCATGTCAGCATCTGTAGAATCCCGGAGGTCTGCCGCCGAGTCCCGAAGGCCTGGCCCAGTTGTGTCACCAGAACCTAGGAGGCTTGTTTCTGACTCGTGGAAATCTACATCCTTTTCTGAATCCCAGAAGTCTACTCTTGTTTCTTCTGAGCCGTGGAAACCCATCTCATCCGTTTACCCTGAAGGCTGGAAACCTGTTGTGTCCCCGGACACATGGAAGCATTCTCCCCCTGTTTCTCCCGAGCTTCGCAAGTCTAGTCACACTGTTTCCTCTGACTCTTGGAAGACGTCTTTCTTTCCTGAGGTCCGTAAGCCTGGTGCTTCAGTATCTCCTGAATCTTGGAAACTCTCTGAGTCCCGGAAATctatgtatttttctgaaactCAGAAATCCACCTCTGCTGCTTCATCTGAGGTTCAGAAACGGGCTCATTTCCCAGAACCTCGGAAAAGAGCTCTGTTCCCAGAGTCTCGTAAATCTAATCCTACTGTTTCTACTGATGTCCAGAAACGTGCTGTCTTTTCTGAGCCCCAGAATCAGGTGCCTACTTCTGCTGTTTCTACTGAAGGCCAAAAACATGCCTTATGTTCTGAAACCCAGAAATTAGCTCTTGCTTCTTCTGAAGTCCAAAAGCACACCCTGTTCTCAGAAGCCCATAAACTCGCTCCCATTTCCTCTGAAGTTCAGGAGCCTACTTCCTTTCCAGAGTCTCAGAAATCTGTTTCTCCTGAAATTCAGAAACATGGCCTCTTTACTGAGAACCAGAAACCTACTCCTTCCGTTTCTCCTGAGGCCCCCAAACAAGCTGTTTTTACTGACTCCCAGAAATCTGCTGTTTCCCCCGATGTTCAGAAGCATGCTGTATTTTCTGAGATGCAgaagcctgctgctgctttatccTCTGATGTCCAGAGACATGCTGAAACTACTGTACCTTCTGAAATCCAGAAGAACATCCTGTTCTCCGAGCCTCAGAAATCTGCTTCGGGTTTTTCCTCCGAGTCCCAGACACCTAGTGAGTCTGGTGAGAGTGACTTTCTTTCTCACAGTTTAGATGATCAGAAACCACTGGATGATTTGTTCTCACATGATGAGCAATCAATATTAGCCAAAGAATCTCCAGAAGACATGTTATATTCATGTCCCAAAAAGAAGCccaagaaggaaaaccaggagaACTCAGATTCTGAACTAAATAGCAGCGAGTGTGGAAAAGCAGAGATGGACTCGATGGAGATAAAGGAGCAAGAATCCAACAGTGACCAAGAGCAGTATGATATGGAGTCATCTGATTATGGCAAAGAGAGCAAAATAGACGCAGCTGCTCCCATGCAGCCACAGTGTGTGCTGCAGTTTACTGAAGAGAAAGAGGCTTTCATCTCTGAGGAAGAAATAGCAAAATACATGAAGCGTGGCAAGGGAAAGTATTATTGCAAGATTTGTTGCTGTCGTGCAATGAAAAAGGGTGCCGTCTTGCACCATTTAGTTAACAAGCATAATGTTCAAAGCCCCtacaaatgtaaaatatgtgGCAAAGCTTTTCTCTTGGAGTCTCTCCTCAAAAACCATGTTGCTGCTCATGGTCAAAGTTTGTTGAAGTGTCCACGTTGTAATTTTGAATCTAATTTCCCCCGAGGCTTTAAGAAACATTTAACCCATTGCCAAAGCCGTCATAGTGATGATACACCTAAAAAACACTTGGACAGCCTTGAACCACTTGAAGAACAGATTtaatctgtgttttttcccttgtgcGAGAAAGGAAATTGTGCTGAATTTACAGAAGTGTTCAAAAGTGTTGCTGTATGTTAACTGAGTAGTTTAGCCGTTCTGACAAGTCAGAAGATGCATGGTTTATTGTACTATGTTTAACTTGTCTTATAGCTGTATTACTGAAATGATTTACTTcggaaagtaattttaaatacgTGTTCATGTCTTTGTATTACCCATCAGTAGagtcatattttatttttcagatgtacTATGTTTTTGAAACCAAAATGGATACAAATTAGTtttgtaaagatttttaaagcataCAGGCAATTAAGGACTGGAGTGGCAAGCAATCCATGTATTCCTGTGAAGACTGAACTTGGTTTTCCACATTTGttaaatgttgtatttttcaAAACGTTTTTAATCAAGTTGTCAAGATTGAAACTCTTACCAAACTGAATGTGAATGAGCCAGGCATGAGAAACCATCAATCTTTCTGGAATAATTCTCCTCTGAGGTTGTAATTGAGTGTAAGTTTTGTTGGAAATTTATTGCACTCAATTCTCTGACTGACCTGTCTCGGATTTAGAAGCATCAAGGTACTTAGTTTGTGAGTCTGTATTTTGGCCATGTTTTAAGCATGTACTAATATACCTTAAACTGATGGATTAATGTCAGACTATGTATAGCTCAACACTTTCTCTTGATGATTCAGATGTTTGTAATGTCAGAACCCCTTAAATTTCTTGTATTTGGTGAAATGTTATGCTTTAATGttttaacaataaaaagaaacccaacctgGCGTGGGCcatttttggtttttatgaAATCAAGAACAAAACCTTTCATGTTGAACATACTGCCTTTTAAGTATCTCTGGCAGCAGGAGATGCAAAATTATCCTGGAGTTCTGCTCTGAATAATTCAGCTTTCCAGTCATCAgcctgtgaaagaaaggttagTCTGTATGTTCTgtctgcttcagaaaaacactttgggtgtaaatgaaggaaaacatgcaaaacagGAACTTGTGCACTGTTACTTAGTATGTTTGCCTCTGTGCTACTTGTATATTAACTGTTCAAAAACTATAAGTACTTTCTAATTCAGCAGGAGTGCAGATTTTAAGTGGAAGCAGCACAAGGAAAGTCGCATTCTCCTCAGGCTAATacttaaaatttatttcctttttgtgtaTTAATATATTGTTTTCTTAATCTCATTACTTTTTAGAAGCAGAAAATCTTGtcaaaaatatgtaattattgAAGGTTTGCCTGTAGATTCATAGTTTTGTGCTTTGaaggggttttttaattgtgaCTATTTAGTGATGTCCATCAGCTTACTCTTGTCTTACTTACTTAAGTTGCTATGctcatatttttgtatttttaaaaggaggagaggaggaagttGAACTGTGTCCTACCATACTGCTGTTACCACCTGTCCCAAAGAAGCTTTCATTTAAGTAAGTTTTGGtcaaataattgtttttctgaagtgtaTGTAGCCatatataaatgtgtgtgtatatatatatatatatatatatataacaaatCTGAGAATATTTTTGTGGCTTACTTTCCATGGGGAATGAGGAATATTGCTCAGGAAAGTATcagagctagataaatcagtTTAAAACTCGAATAATGCAAAATTTGGCAAAGTGAGtatgaaactgaaaagtgaaTAGATGGAAGGTGTAGGGTTCCACCTGAATTCTAACCTTTTTGTATGTTCTTTGTAATAGACTTTCAGAAGAGTGAttgtgtgcttttaaaatatggaaTTATATGAAGCTTTCACAATACaatactttgcattttctttcctgtaggtTTTTGTGCCTTAGTTTAACctgtatttaatgaaaaaatcacAACCGACCAACACCACCTtcacttcccccctcccccattccTAAATTTCTTAGGGATTTCTTGGtcaaaagagaagtaaaaaaaaagtgctttttaattAATGGTATTACCCAGCCAGGGCTGCCACATGGATGTTGATCAGTTATCCTATGCATAATTAACAATGAAAAATTAGATATAATGTAATATATAATTATCAACATGTAAAACTATACAATGTCTATAAAATACATACTTAGTTTTTCAACGTTATTTTTTCAAAAGGTAGTTAAGAAGGAGTTAACTTCCTCCTGTGTCTATGTATAGGACTGTGAGTGCACTCTGAGGCTTACTACTTTTTCCTGGGACTGCAGTTCAGTGTAGAAAGAGTGAATTTAACTAAAATCCAGGAGAAGTAATTTACTCACAACAGCACAGGAGACTGTGAAGGTtagttttctctgctttccaagtacttgaaaacattttttcttgcaATAGCAAATAATACATATTCATGGAAGTCAGCATAGTGAAATAATTTCCTGACATTGCATTGTATCCTTGTTATATACTTGGGTATAATACAATTATCAAGTTTAAGATTCTCTGGAATTTTAAAGAATGTTACTTTAATAGATTATGTGTGTGATTTAGAACACGCTTCTAGGCATAACCTTTCAGGCAAGATGTCAGTGAAAATGGCACATCCTTTTATACGATCCCCATCCTTGGAGAGGAATCTCCTCTGTGTGCTTGGAAGGGTGGAGCTTTTAGTCCTTTTCATGGAGAAAGCTCAATGGAAGGCCTTTCTTtgctgaccttggtgtctgcagggctgtttatCTTATGTATTCTCACTCCTTTCTCTGCTGAAGTTGCTGTTGTGTGGCaacttttcccctttctgaagtatgttatcccagaggtgctgtCACCATCACTGATGGTCACCTTGACCAGTGGTGGTTCTgttttggagctggctggcattggctTCATCAgacaggggaagcttctagcagcttttAATAGGAGCCACCCCTTTCGgccctccacacacacactttgcCATACAGCCACACAAGTTTCTAAGACCTGAGTTGCCCATGACATCCTGTGGTGTTTTGTTATGGAGAATGAGGAAGCTGGTAATGACCCAATAACGAGTTTGGAGAAAATCAGTTCTGCAGTTGAAGTAATGTCTTggcatcccagaaagccaactgtatcctgggctgcatcaacaggagcgtgaccagcaggttgaaggaggtgatcctgcccctctactctgctcttgtgagacctcacttgcagtattgtgtgcagttctggtgtcctcaacataagaagaacatggaactggtggaacaagtccagaggagggccacaaggatgatcaggggacgagcacctcccatatgaagacaggctgagaaaactgaggctgttgagcctggagaagagaaggctgcgtggagacctcatagcagccttcaagtatctgaagggggcctacaaggattctggagagggactcttcactagggactgtggtgatgggacaaggggtaatgagttaaagcttaaacaggggaagtttagattggatataaggaagaaattctttactgtgaggatggtgaggcactggaatgggttgcccagggaagctgtgaatgctccatccctggtggtgttcaaggccaggttggacagagccttgggtgacatggtttagtgtgaggtgtccctgcccatggcaggggtgttggaactagatgatcttaaggtcctttccaaccctaactattcgaTGATTCTATGTCAGTAACACATCTATTGGTACTATGGCCTCACAAATGGGACACAAGGTTTTACATAGAGACCATAGGTGCACTAAAGAGGTAACATAAtcacctctctgctgctgctctcagctgcaCATCTTCCTTCATCTGTGCACTGTTCCCTAACTTATTTTTGTTGAACTGTTCACCTGTACGGTTTCTAGAGCAGAAACAAGGCTGTAAAAAAGTCTCgactgtaaatatttatttttctagcaGAATAATTTGTAAGTGCCTGGGTTTACGGTTAAATGAAGCATCCTGCTGTGGTGCAGACAGGGTGTTGGCATCCGGAAGGGCAGAAAATACCAGGTAGACTGAATGGTAGGtgttaattatatatttttagtgAGAGAGCCTCAGGTGTAGCTTATGTGGACCAAAAATTTGTTATCTGAATGAGACCTTCGCCACAGGTTAACCTAGGTTCCTGTGGAGATTGCCACTGCCTGATAGAAGTCTGGGACTTGTATCAGGTAGGCTACAGGGCTCCCTGTTAAATGAAATGCTTTCTATGTCACTGTGAGGCCAATCAACTTGTATT
This window encodes:
- the CHAMP1 gene encoding chromosome alignment-maintaining phosphoprotein 1, with protein sequence MDVLQVLRKTTERLECDHCSFKGTDYESIQIHMGTVHPEYCDEMDAAGLGKLIFYQKSAKLFHCHKCFFTSKMYCNVYYHITAQHATPEKWNKERKEQVEGDADSSKKSVTVEAQKPTLSPESRKPAPSPDQPKSEPVVSPKLQKSSVSPEPQKSAQAASSEPEKSAQAVSPDPEKSAEATSPDPEKSASAVSPNSDKPSPAVSPDPQKPSPAVSPDPQKLSPAVSPDPQKPAPAVSPEPRRHSPAVSPEPRRHSPAISPEPRRHSPAVSPEPRRHSPAVSPEPRRYSPAVSPEPKKPTPAVSPEPRRYAPAGSPEPRRHPSQMRRPASAASPETRRPAPAVSPESWRPGPTVSPEPWRSAPHDLQKSSTVSPWAPKPAMSASVESRRSAAESRRPGPVVSPEPRRLVSDSWKSTSFSESQKSTLVSSEPWKPISSVYPEGWKPVVSPDTWKHSPPVSPELRKSSHTVSSDSWKTSFFPEVRKPGASVSPESWKLSESRKSMYFSETQKSTSAASSEVQKRAHFPEPRKRALFPESRKSNPTVSTDVQKRAVFSEPQNQVPTSAVSTEGQKHALCSETQKLALASSEVQKHTLFSEAHKLAPISSEVQEPTSFPESQKSVSPEIQKHGLFTENQKPTPSVSPEAPKQAVFTDSQKSAVSPDVQKHAVFSEMQKPAAALSSDVQRHAETTVPSEIQKNILFSEPQKSASGFSSESQTPSESGESDFLSHSLDDQKPLDDLFSHDEQSILAKESPEDMLYSCPKKKPKKENQENSDSELNSSECGKAEMDSMEIKEQESNSDQEQYDMESSDYGKESKIDAAAPMQPQCVLQFTEEKEAFISEEEIAKYMKRGKGKYYCKICCCRAMKKGAVLHHLVNKHNVQSPYKCKICGKAFLLESLLKNHVAAHGQSLLKCPRCNFESNFPRGFKKHLTHCQSRHSDDTPKKHLDSLEPLEEQI